One Prodigiosinella aquatilis DNA window includes the following coding sequences:
- the flgB gene encoding flagellar basal body rod protein FlgB gives MLDKLGTYLQFQQEALNLRAQRQEILAANIANADTPGYQARDIDFASQLNKVLEQGRASGTSIALSLTSVRHIPAQSVQPPELDLLYRVPDQPALDGNTVDMDRERTNFADNSLKYQASLTLISGQIKGMMSVLQPS, from the coding sequence ATGCTCGATAAATTGGGCACGTATCTACAGTTTCAGCAAGAGGCGTTGAATCTCCGAGCCCAACGGCAGGAAATTCTGGCTGCCAATATTGCGAACGCAGATACGCCAGGTTATCAGGCTCGTGATATTGATTTTGCCAGTCAGCTCAATAAAGTGCTTGAGCAAGGGCGGGCAAGTGGCACAAGTATCGCGCTGAGCTTGACGTCTGTACGGCATATCCCGGCGCAAAGCGTGCAGCCACCAGAACTCGACTTGCTCTATCGTGTCCCGGATCAACCTGCGTTAGACGGCAATACCGTGGATATGGACCGTGAGCGTACTAATTTTGCTGATAACAGTCTTAAATATCAAGCTAGCCTGACTCTGATCAGTGGGCAGATAAAAGGCATGATGTCGGTATTGCAGCCAA
- a CDS encoding methyl-accepting chemotaxis protein, whose amino-acid sequence MFTRIKVVTSLIIVLGLFCILQIISGSLFFNSLKTDREIFSSTRIINQQKSELDATWSYLLQTRNTLNRAGTRFAMESSGNVTGGATTKDLIELAKKQLITANTHYANYENIPYLDKEDSQVAKSIKSNYDELNAALTELIQFISTARLKEFFEQPTQGYQDRFEKAYYSYKKSYDKINSIAIAENNAAYSSALWILGTIITIVIIAVVAVWLGINRTLIHPLHNLVEHIRHMAKGDLTQRIDFNGTNEMGMLADSLRHMQNEFITTVSAVRQGSEAIYTGATEISAGNNDLSSRTEQQAASLEETAASMEQLTATVKQNAENARQASQLALSASETAQKGGKVVDNVVTTMHNIAGSSQKIADITSVIDGIAFQTNILALNAAVEAARAGEQGRGFAVVAGEVRNLAQRSAQAAKEIKTLIDDSVNRVDEGSVLVESAGETMAEIVGAVTRVTDIMGEIASASDEQSKGIEQVGQAVTEMDQVTQQNSALVEESASAAVALEEQVRALNQAVAVFQLPRENDNFNFRSTGQAPVPETATLLTTSVETGKKAKASQTTDNWETF is encoded by the coding sequence ATGTTTACTCGTATAAAAGTAGTTACTAGTCTTATTATTGTACTAGGGTTATTTTGCATATTACAGATTATATCAGGTAGTTTATTTTTCAATTCATTGAAAACAGACCGGGAAATATTTAGTAGCACGCGAATTATTAATCAGCAAAAATCAGAACTAGATGCAACATGGTCTTATTTGTTACAAACGCGTAATACGCTGAATCGCGCAGGTACCCGATTTGCAATGGAGTCATCCGGTAACGTTACTGGCGGCGCGACTACCAAAGATTTGATTGAACTGGCAAAAAAACAACTGATAACAGCTAATACTCATTATGCTAACTATGAAAATATTCCTTATTTAGACAAAGAAGATAGCCAGGTCGCCAAATCTATAAAGAGTAATTACGATGAATTAAATGCTGCTTTAACTGAGCTAATCCAGTTTATTTCTACTGCTCGATTAAAAGAGTTTTTTGAACAGCCAACACAAGGCTATCAAGATCGTTTTGAAAAAGCTTATTATTCCTATAAAAAGTCCTACGATAAAATCAACAGTATTGCCATAGCAGAAAATAATGCGGCTTATTCGTCTGCACTTTGGATTCTGGGAACGATTATTACCATTGTGATTATTGCTGTAGTCGCTGTCTGGTTGGGTATCAATAGAACCTTGATCCATCCATTACATAATCTCGTTGAACATATTCGTCACATGGCCAAAGGTGATCTGACTCAGCGGATTGATTTTAACGGCACTAATGAAATGGGTATGCTGGCAGATAGCTTGCGGCATATGCAAAATGAATTTATCACGACAGTAAGCGCTGTCCGCCAAGGGAGTGAAGCAATTTATACTGGCGCCACCGAAATCAGTGCCGGTAATAATGATTTGTCTTCCCGGACAGAGCAGCAGGCAGCCTCGCTTGAGGAAACTGCGGCCAGTATGGAACAGTTGACTGCGACAGTTAAACAGAATGCTGAAAATGCACGCCAGGCTAGCCAGCTTGCTTTAAGTGCATCGGAAACTGCACAGAAAGGCGGTAAGGTCGTCGATAATGTTGTGACGACAATGCATAACATTGCTGGAAGTTCCCAAAAGATTGCCGATATAACGAGTGTAATTGATGGCATCGCTTTCCAGACAAATATTCTGGCCCTCAATGCGGCAGTAGAAGCCGCCCGAGCTGGCGAGCAAGGACGTGGATTTGCTGTCGTGGCCGGAGAGGTGCGTAATTTGGCGCAACGCAGTGCTCAGGCAGCAAAAGAGATTAAGACTTTGATTGACGACTCAGTTAATCGGGTTGATGAAGGATCTGTTCTGGTGGAGAGCGCTGGTGAAACAATGGCCGAAATTGTGGGGGCGGTAACTCGGGTAACTGACATCATGGGAGAAATTGCTTCCGCGTCTGATGAGCAAAGCAAAGGTATTGAGCAGGTAGGTCAGGCAGTAACGGAAATGGATCAGGTAACTCAGCAAAACTCAGCGTTGGTTGAGGAGTCCGCATCGGCTGCTGTTGCTCTAGAAGAGCAGGTTCGTGCCTTGAATCAGGCTGTGGCAGTTTTTCAGTTACCTAGAGAAAATGATAATTTTAATTTTCGCTCAACAGGCCAAGCACCTGTACCAGAAACGGCCACACTGCTGACGACATCCGTCGAAACCGGTAAAAAAGCCAAAGCAAGCCAGACGACTGATAACTGGGAAACATTCTAA
- the cheZ gene encoding protein phosphatase CheZ produces the protein MKSHPMPINDNASATEIISRIGQLTRMLRDSLKELGLDHAIAEAAEAIPDARDRLDYVVQMTAQAAERALNCVEAAQPRQNQLEADAKSLKARWDQWFENPIELADARELVTDTRSYLQDVPEHTSFTNAQLLEIMMAQDFQDLTGQVIKRMMDVVQEIEKQLLMVLLENIPEKQSPARRESDGLLNGPQVDKSAAGIVSNQDQVDDLLDSLGF, from the coding sequence ATGAAGTCACATCCGATGCCCATTAACGATAACGCATCAGCCACAGAGATCATTTCTCGTATTGGGCAGTTAACGCGTATGTTACGTGATAGCCTGAAAGAGCTCGGGCTGGATCATGCGATTGCGGAAGCTGCGGAAGCTATTCCTGATGCCAGAGATCGTCTTGATTATGTTGTACAAATGACGGCACAAGCAGCCGAACGTGCTTTAAACTGTGTTGAAGCCGCACAACCACGTCAGAATCAGTTGGAAGCTGATGCCAAGTCTTTAAAAGCTCGTTGGGATCAATGGTTTGAAAACCCGATAGAGCTAGCAGATGCACGTGAATTGGTTACCGATACACGCAGTTATCTGCAGGATGTACCAGAGCATACGTCGTTTACTAATGCGCAATTGTTGGAAATCATGATGGCTCAGGATTTCCAGGATCTGACGGGTCAGGTTATCAAGCGTATGATGGACGTTGTTCAGGAGATTGAAAAACAGTTATTGATGGTATTGTTGGAAAATATCCCGGAAAAACAGAGTCCAGCCAGACGTGAGAGTGACGGTTTGCTTAATGGACCTCAAGTCGATAAGAGTGCTGCCGGAATCGTATCGAATCAAGACCAGGTTGATGATCTATTAGATAGCTTGGGATTCTGA
- the cheW gene encoding chemotaxis protein CheW, with translation MTGLANVTKLTGETVGQEFLIFTLGDEEYGVDILKVQEIRGYDQVTRIANTPAFIKGVTNLRGVIVPIVDLRIKFAQQEVDYDDNTVVIVLNLGQRVVGIVVDGVSDVLSLTADQIRPAPEFAVTLSTEYLTGLGSLGERMLILVDIEKLLSSEEMALVDSVMKV, from the coding sequence ATGACTGGACTTGCAAACGTCACAAAACTAACGGGTGAAACGGTGGGACAGGAGTTCTTGATTTTTACGCTTGGTGACGAAGAGTACGGCGTTGATATTTTAAAAGTGCAGGAAATTCGTGGTTATGACCAAGTAACCCGTATTGCCAACACGCCGGCCTTTATTAAAGGTGTAACGAATCTCCGTGGTGTCATTGTTCCAATTGTTGACTTACGTATTAAATTTGCGCAACAAGAAGTGGATTATGACGATAACACCGTTGTTATTGTCCTGAATTTGGGTCAGCGTGTTGTAGGGATTGTTGTTGATGGTGTTTCTGACGTGTTGTCATTAACGGCTGATCAGATTCGTCCTGCACCGGAATTTGCAGTAACCCTGTCGACTGAATATTTGACCGGATTGGGATCTCTGGGCGAAAGAATGCTGATACTGGTTGATATTGAAAAACTGCTTAGCAGTGAAGAAATGGCGTTGGTAGATAGTGTTATGAAAGTTTGA
- the cheR gene encoding protein-glutamate O-methyltransferase CheR, whose product MKNMPSPNRTGSASILTQMVERLPLSDAHFRRISQLIYQRAGIVLADHKREMVYNRLVRRLRLLGITDFGQYLALLESDLNSAEWQAFINALTTNLTAFFREAHHFPILAEHARKRPNGYTVWSTAASTGEEPYSLAMTLSEVLGDRVSGCQVCASDIDTQVLEKAAAGIYRQEELRSLSPQQLQRFFLRGTGPHSGLVRVRPELASMVHFQQLNLLAPDWPVPAPFDAIFCRNIMIYFDKETQERILRRFVPLLKPGGLLFAGHSENFSQISREFYLRGQTVYGLAKER is encoded by the coding sequence ATGAAAAATATGCCATCGCCAAATCGTACTGGTTCTGCGTCCATTTTGACGCAGATGGTTGAACGGTTACCTCTGTCTGATGCGCATTTTCGGCGTATCAGTCAGCTTATTTATCAGCGAGCTGGTATTGTGCTGGCCGATCACAAACGGGAAATGGTTTATAACCGTCTCGTTCGTCGATTGCGGCTGTTGGGCATAACTGATTTTGGTCAGTATCTGGCATTATTAGAGTCAGATCTCAACAGTGCAGAATGGCAGGCATTTATCAACGCATTGACGACTAATCTGACCGCTTTTTTCCGTGAAGCACATCATTTCCCTATTCTGGCAGAGCACGCGCGAAAACGACCTAATGGATATACTGTCTGGAGTACGGCAGCATCGACAGGAGAGGAACCCTATTCATTGGCCATGACATTATCTGAAGTGTTAGGCGATCGAGTTAGTGGTTGTCAGGTCTGCGCCAGCGATATAGACACCCAGGTCCTGGAAAAGGCCGCAGCTGGCATATATAGGCAGGAAGAGCTGCGTTCGCTTTCTCCTCAGCAGTTACAACGTTTTTTTTTACGAGGTACCGGCCCGCATAGTGGGTTAGTGCGCGTCCGTCCGGAATTAGCTTCCATGGTGCATTTTCAGCAACTTAATTTGTTGGCACCAGATTGGCCTGTTCCAGCACCATTTGATGCCATATTTTGCCGCAATATTATGATTTACTTTGATAAAGAGACGCAGGAGCGCATCTTGCGTCGTTTTGTTCCGCTGCTTAAACCGGGCGGGCTGTTATTTGCCGGACATTCAGAAAATTTCAGTCAAATCAGCCGAGAATTCTACCTGCGTGGGCAGACTGTCTATGGGCTGGCTAAGGAAAGATAA
- the flhA gene encoding flagellar biosynthesis protein FlhA, which yields MANLAALLRLPSNLKDTHWQILAGPILILLILSMMILPLPPFVLDLLFTFNIALSIMVLLVAMFTHRTLDFAAFPTILLFSTLLRLSLNVASTRIILMEGHTGAAAAGRVVEAFGHFLVGGNFAIGIVVFIILVLINFMVITKGAGRIAEVGARFVLDGMPGKQMAIDADLNAGLIGEDEAKKRRSEVTQEADFYGSMDGASKFVRGDAVAGLMIMAINIVGGLLVGVLQHGMSLGQSAESYTLLTIGDGLVAQIPALVISTAAGVIVTRVSTDQDVGQQMVTQLFNNPRVMVLSAGVLGLVGLVPGMPNLVFLLFTAGLLGLAWWMRKDAVKMPSLAAEPSVAHDSPQIVEASWSDVQLEDPLGMEVGYRLIPMVDFQQNGELLGRIRSIRKKFAQEMGYLPPVVHIRDNLDLQPASYRILMKGVEIGSGEAHPGRWMAINPGNAVGDLPGEVTKDPAFNLPAVWIESALKEQAQTQGYTVVEASTVVATHLNHLLGMHASELFGRQEAQQLMERVSQEMPKLTEDFIPGVATLTTLHKVLQNLLSEGVSIRDMRTIIETLSEHAPVQTDPYELTTVVRIALGSSITQQWFPGNAELQVIGLDGSLERLLLQALQGGGGLEPGLADRLLEQAKQALQRQEMLAAPPVLLVNHALRALLARFLHRSLPQLAVLSNLEISDNRQIRMTSIIGEV from the coding sequence ATGGCTAATCTGGCCGCTTTACTTCGTTTACCCAGTAATTTGAAAGATACTCATTGGCAAATACTGGCAGGGCCGATATTGATCCTGCTTATTTTGTCGATGATGATATTGCCATTACCACCATTTGTATTGGACCTGTTATTTACGTTCAATATCGCACTGTCCATCATGGTTCTGCTGGTAGCGATGTTCACCCATCGTACTCTTGATTTTGCTGCATTCCCTACTATTTTGCTTTTTTCAACCTTATTACGGTTATCACTGAATGTTGCTTCAACCCGTATCATTCTAATGGAAGGGCATACTGGGGCAGCAGCAGCTGGCCGTGTAGTCGAAGCCTTTGGGCATTTTCTGGTTGGCGGTAATTTTGCCATAGGGATCGTCGTATTCATTATTCTGGTGTTAATCAACTTTATGGTTATCACTAAAGGTGCAGGTCGTATTGCAGAAGTCGGTGCACGTTTTGTGCTGGATGGAATGCCTGGTAAGCAGATGGCCATCGATGCTGATTTGAATGCGGGGCTGATTGGTGAAGACGAAGCTAAAAAACGACGTTCTGAAGTCACTCAGGAAGCTGATTTTTATGGTTCGATGGATGGTGCCAGTAAATTTGTTCGTGGTGACGCAGTTGCTGGATTAATGATTATGGCCATCAATATTGTTGGTGGCTTATTAGTCGGGGTTCTTCAGCATGGTATGTCGTTAGGGCAATCAGCCGAAAGTTATACCTTACTTACCATTGGTGATGGGCTGGTTGCTCAGATACCTGCACTTGTGATATCCACTGCGGCAGGTGTCATTGTGACACGTGTCAGCACCGATCAGGATGTTGGCCAGCAAATGGTCACACAGCTTTTTAATAATCCGCGAGTAATGGTATTAAGTGCCGGTGTGCTTGGCCTGGTTGGGTTAGTACCTGGCATGCCAAACCTGGTTTTCCTTCTGTTTACTGCTGGGCTGCTTGGTCTTGCCTGGTGGATGAGGAAAGATGCGGTAAAAATGCCTTCCCTGGCGGCAGAACCTTCTGTGGCTCATGACTCTCCGCAGATCGTTGAGGCTAGCTGGTCTGATGTGCAACTGGAGGATCCATTAGGTATGGAAGTAGGATACCGGCTTATTCCAATGGTGGATTTTCAGCAGAACGGTGAGTTATTGGGTCGAATTCGCAGTATCAGGAAAAAATTTGCCCAGGAAATGGGTTACCTGCCACCTGTAGTACATATCAGGGACAATTTAGATCTACAGCCGGCCAGTTATCGTATTCTGATGAAAGGCGTCGAAATCGGGAGCGGTGAAGCGCATCCAGGGCGTTGGATGGCGATTAATCCTGGAAATGCGGTAGGTGATCTACCTGGGGAAGTAACAAAAGATCCTGCTTTCAATTTACCCGCGGTATGGATAGAAAGTGCACTTAAAGAACAGGCACAAACCCAGGGTTATACAGTGGTTGAAGCGAGCACGGTAGTTGCGACACACCTTAACCATTTACTTGGTATGCACGCCAGTGAACTGTTTGGCCGCCAAGAGGCACAGCAGTTGATGGAGAGAGTTTCTCAGGAAATGCCTAAGCTAACAGAAGACTTTATCCCAGGTGTTGCTACTCTAACTACGTTACATAAAGTCCTGCAAAATCTGTTGAGTGAAGGAGTTTCAATTCGTGATATGCGTACCATCATTGAAACACTGTCTGAACATGCCCCTGTGCAGACTGATCCTTACGAATTAACGACCGTCGTTCGTATTGCATTGGGTAGCTCAATTACCCAACAATGGTTCCCCGGTAACGCTGAACTTCAGGTGATTGGTCTTGATGGTTCTCTGGAACGTTTATTGTTGCAGGCGTTACAAGGCGGAGGCGGTCTGGAACCAGGCCTGGCTGATCGCTTACTGGAGCAGGCTAAACAAGCGCTCCAGCGTCAGGAGATGCTAGCAGCTCCACCCGTCTTACTCGTAAATCACGCTCTGCGTGCATTGTTAGCGCGATTTTTGCATAGAAGTTTGCCGCAACTGGCTGTTTTATCGAATCTTGAGATTAGTGATAACCGGCAGATTCGTATGACCTCTATTATTGGTGAGGTATGA
- the flgN gene encoding flagellar export chaperone FlgN codes for MQYLEEGRHKEENRIRLQAPYDLDGELNQLWDNIQNMTQNLHNKNQHNGLLLKQHIAYTNEALDVLKPRHTQSLYGPDGYSKNKSISGRKISI; via the coding sequence ATGCAATATCTTGAAGAAGGCCGCCACAAGGAAGAGAATCGTATACGCCTACAGGCTCCTTATGACTTAGATGGAGAATTAAATCAACTTTGGGACAATATTCAGAATATGACTCAGAATTTACACAATAAAAATCAACATAATGGCTTGCTATTGAAACAACACATTGCTTACACCAATGAAGCCCTGGATGTTCTAAAACCTCGCCATACTCAGTCCCTTTACGGACCAGACGGTTACTCTAAAAACAAATCTATCTCCGGACGAAAAATAAGTATATGA
- a CDS encoding flagellar protein FlhE: protein MAASPAFLPPKGLNVSSADTVTVVYWRYFLTSPPPPDLAVKLCSVNRCANLDGASGQTRALGGGAS from the coding sequence ATGGCGGCTTCTCCAGCATTTTTACCACCCAAAGGACTAAACGTTAGCAGTGCTGATACGGTAACTGTTGTTTACTGGCGTTATTTTTTAACATCACCGCCGCCACCTGATTTAGCTGTGAAGTTGTGTTCTGTGAACCGGTGCGCGAATTTAGACGGTGCGAGTGGGCAAACGAGAGCATTGGGGGGGGGTGCCAGCTAA
- the flhB gene encoding flagellar biosynthesis protein FlhB codes for MADDSDLEKTEDPTPQREEKAREDGQVPRSRELTSIFMLIAGLSILWMGGTAMAHKLAVMLTQGLFFDHNIISDDKQMIRHAGVMIKLAASALIPILLGSVIVALAAPMLLGGILFSAKAIKFDLKKLDPIAGIKRVISTQALAELFKAILKAVMVGAITYWFLLYNWPKMLHLVSESPVTALSDALNLAVKCGFLVIMGLIPMAAFDVFWQIWSHIKKLRMTKQEIRDEYKESEGDPHIKGKIRQQQRAMSQRRMMSDVPYADVIVTNPTHYAVALQYDEKKMNAPKVLAKGAGQVALRIRELGSEHRIPVLEAPPLARALYRHSEVGQHIPAVLYAAVAEVLAWVYQLKRWKREGGLIPQKPKHLPVPEALDFAKENMTDG; via the coding sequence GTGGCTGATGATAGTGATCTAGAAAAAACAGAAGATCCTACCCCCCAACGAGAGGAAAAAGCTCGAGAAGACGGCCAAGTACCTCGTTCCCGGGAACTAACCTCTATTTTTATGCTTATCGCTGGACTGTCTATCTTATGGATGGGGGGGACCGCGATGGCGCATAAGCTCGCGGTCATGTTGACTCAAGGGTTGTTTTTTGATCATAACATCATCAGCGATGACAAGCAGATGATACGACATGCCGGGGTCATGATTAAATTAGCTGCATCTGCATTGATTCCTATCTTGCTTGGAAGTGTGATAGTGGCTTTGGCTGCCCCCATGCTTTTGGGCGGGATATTATTTAGTGCAAAAGCGATTAAATTCGATTTAAAAAAGCTCGATCCTATTGCGGGAATAAAGCGTGTGATTTCGACGCAGGCATTGGCCGAGCTTTTCAAAGCTATTCTTAAAGCCGTGATGGTAGGAGCCATAACCTACTGGTTTTTATTGTATAACTGGCCAAAGATGTTGCACTTGGTTTCAGAGTCGCCGGTTACTGCATTGAGTGATGCATTAAATCTGGCAGTTAAATGCGGTTTTTTGGTCATCATGGGACTGATTCCTATGGCGGCGTTTGATGTTTTCTGGCAAATCTGGAGTCATATTAAAAAGTTACGTATGACAAAACAGGAAATCCGTGACGAATATAAGGAAAGTGAGGGTGACCCTCATATCAAGGGCAAGATTCGTCAGCAGCAACGTGCCATGTCTCAACGGCGTATGATGTCAGATGTCCCTTATGCTGATGTGATCGTTACCAACCCAACACACTATGCTGTAGCTTTGCAATATGATGAGAAAAAAATGAACGCGCCTAAAGTCCTTGCCAAAGGTGCAGGGCAAGTAGCGCTACGGATTCGTGAGTTGGGGAGCGAACATCGGATTCCTGTTTTGGAAGCACCCCCATTAGCACGTGCGCTTTATCGACATTCTGAGGTCGGACAACATATTCCCGCCGTGCTTTATGCGGCAGTGGCTGAGGTTCTTGCCTGGGTTTACCAACTGAAGCGGTGGAAACGTGAAGGCGGTTTAATACCGCAGAAACCTAAACATTTGCCGGTGCCAGAAGCGCTGGATTTTGCTAAAGAGAATATGACTGATGGCTAA
- the flgM gene encoding flagellar biosynthesis anti-sigma factor FlgM: protein MSIERTQPLKPVNQVQSRDPGDAVKSKHKTAGTQTEVAGTQVKLSDAQSKLMQPSSQDIDMKRVETLKQAIQDGSLKMDVGKIADALIKDAQDMISGN, encoded by the coding sequence ATGAGCATCGAACGTACCCAGCCATTGAAACCGGTCAACCAGGTTCAGTCTCGAGATCCTGGTGATGCTGTCAAATCTAAACACAAGACAGCCGGAACTCAGACTGAAGTCGCAGGTACTCAGGTCAAACTTAGCGATGCACAGTCAAAACTGATGCAACCTTCTTCGCAAGATATTGATATGAAACGTGTTGAAACACTAAAACAAGCCATTCAAGATGGTTCGTTAAAAATGGATGTTGGCAAAATTGCCGATGCATTAATTAAAGATGCTCAAGACATGATTTCAGGTAACTGA
- the flgA gene encoding flagellar basal body P-ring formation chaperone FlgA → MPTAAIAADLQTQLNNFFASNFQNSPDHINVVIKSPQSQWLQCDNPQLSLSSNAKVWGNVSVSIRCNQQRRFIQVNVQVTGNYVVTSRMIPRGTTLSNNDLRITQGRLDQLPTHAILLLNDAQGAIALRNIAPGQAVTSVMIRKPWVIHAGQNVQILVQGTGFTIRNEGKAMNNAAIGQSARVRTPSGQIVSGVVNEDGIILISQ, encoded by the coding sequence ATGCCTACGGCAGCCATTGCAGCCGATCTTCAAACTCAGTTGAACAATTTCTTTGCTTCTAATTTTCAAAACTCACCTGACCATATAAATGTGGTGATAAAATCGCCACAGTCTCAATGGTTGCAGTGCGATAATCCGCAATTATCTTTGTCCAGTAACGCCAAGGTCTGGGGGAATGTCTCCGTCTCCATTCGATGCAATCAGCAACGAAGATTCATTCAGGTCAACGTTCAAGTGACTGGAAATTACGTTGTAACATCCCGGATGATCCCCCGAGGCACAACACTCAGCAACAATGATCTTCGTATTACGCAAGGAAGGCTCGACCAGTTACCGACACACGCTATACTGTTACTGAATGATGCTCAAGGCGCCATAGCATTGCGAAACATCGCGCCAGGGCAAGCTGTTACTTCTGTGATGATACGTAAGCCATGGGTTATCCATGCCGGACAGAATGTACAAATTCTCGTCCAAGGCACAGGTTTCACTATCCGTAACGAAGGCAAAGCGATGAACAATGCAGCAATCGGTCAATCAGCCAGGGTCAGAACCCCTTCAGGGCAAATTGTTTCAGGGGTAGTCAATGAAGATGGGATTATTCTGATCTCACAATAA
- a CDS encoding flagellar protein FlhE, with the protein MPANSEFRFIYYIPGGGRLRTAVEVRSNEISINYK; encoded by the coding sequence GTGCCAGCTAACAGTGAATTCCGATTTATTTATTATATTCCGGGAGGTGGGAGACTGCGTACAGCAGTAGAAGTAAGAAGTAATGAAATTTCAATAAATTATAAATAG
- the cheY gene encoding chemotaxis response regulator CheY, with the protein MADKELRFLVVDDFSTMRRIVRNLLKELGFNNVEEAEDGSDALNKLRSGGFDFVISDWNMPNIDGLELLKTIRADAALSKLPVLMVTAEAKKENIIAAAQAGASGYVVKPFTAATLEEKLSKIFEKLGM; encoded by the coding sequence ATGGCTGATAAAGAACTCAGATTTTTAGTAGTCGATGATTTTTCAACAATGCGGCGTATTGTTCGAAATCTACTAAAAGAGCTGGGCTTCAACAATGTGGAAGAAGCAGAAGACGGCTCTGACGCGCTTAATAAGTTGCGTTCTGGTGGTTTTGACTTTGTCATTTCTGACTGGAATATGCCCAACATCGATGGGTTAGAACTGCTAAAAACCATTCGTGCTGATGCTGCCCTTTCCAAACTACCAGTATTGATGGTAACCGCTGAGGCCAAGAAAGAAAACATCATTGCTGCGGCACAGGCCGGTGCTAGCGGTTATGTAGTTAAACCATTTACTGCTGCTACGTTGGAAGAAAAGCTGAGTAAAATTTTCGAAAAACTGGGTATGTAA
- a CDS encoding chemotaxis response regulator protein-glutamate methylesterase — protein sequence MNKIKVLCVDDSALMRQIMTEIINSHPDMEVVATAPDPLVARDLIKKFNPQVLTLDVEMPRMDGLDFLEKLMRLRPMPVVMVSSLTGKGSEITLRALELGAIDFVTKPQLGIREGMLAYSELIAEKIRMAAKARLPQRNAHNIPTVMIPSMPLLSSEKLIAIGASTGGTEAIRHVLQPLPPTSPALLITQHMPPGFTKSFAERLNKLCQITVKEAEDGERVLPGHAYIAPGARHLELARSGANYQVKLHDGPPVNRHRPSVDVLFRSVAQYAGRNAVGVILTGMGNDGAAGLLELHQAGAYTLAQNEASCVVFGMPREAIALGGVDEVVDLHQVSQRMLAQISAGQALRI from the coding sequence ATGAACAAAATAAAAGTATTATGTGTTGATGATTCTGCACTGATGCGTCAGATCATGACTGAAATTATTAATAGCCATCCTGATATGGAAGTCGTTGCTACCGCACCAGACCCATTGGTCGCACGTGATTTGATTAAAAAATTCAATCCACAAGTATTGACGCTTGATGTTGAAATGCCGCGTATGGATGGTTTGGATTTTTTGGAAAAACTGATGCGTCTTCGTCCAATGCCCGTAGTCATGGTGTCGTCATTGACGGGGAAAGGTTCTGAAATTACGTTACGTGCATTGGAACTAGGGGCAATAGATTTTGTTACTAAACCGCAGTTGGGTATTCGTGAAGGGATGCTGGCTTATAGCGAGCTGATTGCGGAAAAAATTCGCATGGCGGCCAAAGCCAGGTTACCTCAGCGTAATGCCCATAATATACCAACAGTAATGATCCCCAGCATGCCATTGCTCAGCAGTGAGAAACTGATCGCAATCGGGGCTTCTACAGGAGGAACAGAAGCAATTCGTCATGTATTGCAGCCGTTACCTCCAACTAGCCCAGCTTTGTTGATCACGCAGCATATGCCACCGGGGTTTACCAAGTCTTTCGCCGAACGTCTGAATAAATTGTGCCAGATAACGGTTAAGGAAGCTGAAGATGGTGAACGTGTTCTGCCTGGTCATGCCTATATTGCACCAGGTGCCAGACATCTTGAGTTAGCGCGAAGTGGCGCGAATTATCAGGTGAAATTGCATGATGGCCCACCAGTCAATCGGCATCGCCCATCAGTTGATGTATTATTTCGTTCTGTAGCACAGTATGCAGGAAGAAATGCAGTGGGCGTTATCCTGACTGGCATGGGAAATGATGGTGCGGCTGGTTTACTAGAGCTTCACCAGGCAGGAGCCTATACCTTGGCTCAAAATGAGGCAAGTTGTGTGGTATTTGGTATGCCTCGCGAGGCTATTGCTCTCGGTGGTGTTGATGAAGTGGTGGATTTGCACCAGGTGAGCCAGCGAATGCTGGCACAAATTTCCGCCGGACAGGCGTTACGTATATAG